A genomic stretch from Setaria viridis chromosome 1, Setaria_viridis_v4.0, whole genome shotgun sequence includes:
- the LOC117835347 gene encoding phytosulfokine receptor 1 codes for MAWGSRSRAVIPLLVLCVILLSRSENAAARRCGAGDLAALRGFSAGLDAAVDGWPIANASDDGCCDWPGVACDAAAGGGTAAVVGLVLPNRTLQGEVSASLAGLAALRVLNLSSNALRGAIPAALLRLRSLEVLDVSANALAGGLGAAAGVEIELPAVRVFNVSGNAFNGSHPVLAGAANLTEYDVSGNSFVGPVDAVALCGESPALRVLRLSMNRLSGAFPVGFGQCRSLAELSLDGNGIGGTLPDDLFGAASLQFLSLHTNAISGELSPRLRNLSSIVRLDLSFNAFSGPLPDVFDAFADLQELSAPSNKLSGELPTLSRCRRLRVLNLRNNSFAGDIGLDFRSLRSLAYLDLGVNSFTGPIPASLPKCRGMTALNLGRNKLTGEIPASFANFTSLSFLSLTGNTFSNVSSALRTLQSLPNLTSLVLTKNFHGGEEMPSDDAGIAGFPSIQVLVIANCELHGAIPSWIAGLRKLRVLDLSWNRLAGPIPPWIGQLDRLFYLDISNNSLQGEIPGSLTRMPGFIAAGTHGGGDDEDARVQDFPFFMRRNTSVQGRQYNQVDSFPPSLFLSHNNLTGGVPAALGALTKLHIVDLSWNKLSGSIPPELSGMTSLESLDLSHNSLYGVIPASLTQLSFISHFDVSHNNLSGEVPVGGQFSTFSRADFEGNPFLCGIHVARCARKDPPQADGGGGKERSATSAGVVAAISVGTALLLAVAAAVTWRVWSKRQEDNARVAADDGSGSLESAAKSTLVLLFPDDDGDGDGGERTMTVEDVMKATRNFDESRIVGCGGFGMVYRATLPDGREAAVKRLSGEFWQVEREFRAEVETLSRVRHRNLVPLQGYCRAGKDRLLIYPYMENGSLDHWLHVRQPGPGAAAALPWPARLGVARGAARGLAHLHASSEPRVLHRDIKSSNILLDARMEPRLADFGLARLVLPADTHVTTDLVGTLGYIPPEYGHSSVATYRGDVYSLGVVLLELVTGRRPVDMARPVGVGRDVTSWAVRMRREGRGEEVIDASVGEGRHREEAAKVLGVACACVSENPKARPTAQQVVEWLDAIAASAELVHPHRPATT; via the coding sequence ATGGCCTGGGGGAGCAGGAGCAGAGCGGTGATACCACTGCTCGTGCTGTGTGTGATCCTCTTGTCGCGGTCCGAgaacgccgccgcgcggcgctgcggcgccggcgacctcgccgcgctGCGGGGGTTCTCGGCCGGCCTCGACGCCGCGGTGGACGGCTGGCCAATCGCCAACGCGTCGGACGACGGGTGCTGCGACTGGCCCGGAGTTGCGTgcgatgcggcggcggggggaggcacggccgccgtcgtcgggctGGTGCTGCCCAACCGGACGCTGCAGGGGGAGGTGTCCGCGTcgctcgccggcctcgccgcgctccgggTGCTGAACCTCTCCAGCAACGCGCTCCGGGGCGCGATCCCAGCGGCGTTGCTCAGGCTCCGGAGCCTCGAGGTGCTCGACGTCAGCGCCAACGCGCTCGCCGGTgggctgggcgccgccgccggggtggagATCGAGCTCCCGGCGGTGCGCGTGTTCAACGTCTCGGGAAACGCGTTCAACGGCAGCCACCcggtgctcgccggcgccgctaaCCTGACGGAGTACGACGTGTCGGGCAACAGCTTCGTGGGCCCCGTCGATGCTGTCGCCCTGTGCGGCGAGTCGCCGGCGCTGCGCGTCCTGCGGCTCTCCATGAATAGGCTCTCCGGTGCGTTCCCCGTGGGGTTCGGGCAATGCCGGTCGCTCGCCGAGCTCTCCCTCGACGGGAACGGCATCGGCGGCACCCTCCCCGACGACCTCTTCGGCGCGGCGTCGCTGCAGTTCCTCAGTCTCCACACCAACGCCATCTCCGGCGAGCTGTCGCCTCGCCTGCGCAACCTCAGCAGCATCGTCCGCCTCGACCTCTCCTTCAACGCCTTCTCCGGCCCGCTCCCCGACGTGTTCGACGCGTTCGCCGATCTCCAGGAGCTCTCTGCGCCCTCCAACAAGCTCTCCGGCGAGCTCCCCACGCTCTCgcggtgccgccgcctccgcgtgcTCAACCTCCGGAACAACTCGTTCGCCGGCGACATCGGCCTCGACTTCCGCTCGCTCAGGAGCCTTGCCTACCTCGACCTCGGCGTCAACAGCTTCACGGGCCCCATCCCGGCGAGCCTCCCTAAGTGCAGGGGCATGACCGCGCTCAACCTCGGCCGGAACAAGCTCACCGGAGAGATACCGGCGTCCTTCGCCAACTTCACCTCGCTGTCCTTCCTCTCGCTCACCGGCAACACCTTCTCCAACGTGTCGTCGGCGCTCCGGACGCTGCAGAGCCTCCCCAACCTGACGAGCCTGGTGCTCACTAAGAACTtccacggcggcgaggagatGCCGTCGGACGACGCCGGCATCGCCGGTTTCCCCAGCATCCAGGTGCTCGTCATCGCCAACTGCGAGCTCCACGGCGCGATCCCGTCGTGGATCGCCGGACTTCGGAAGCTCAGAGTGCTAGACCTGTCGTGGAACCGGCTCGCCGGCCCGATCCCACCGTGGATTGGGCAATTGGACCGCCTTTTCTACCTCGACATATCGAACAATTCCCTCCAGGGAGAGATACCGGGCAGCCTGACGCGGATGCCGGGGTTCATCGCCGCCGGcacccacggcggcggcgacgacgaagaCGCGAGGGTGCAGGACTTCCCGTTCTTCATGCGGCGGAACACGTCGGTGCAGGGGCGGCAGTACAACCAGGTGGACAGCTTCCCGCCGTCTCTGTTTCTGAGCcacaacaacctcaccggcggcgTGCCGGCCGCGCTGGGGGCGCTGACCAAGCTGCACATCGTTGACCTGAGCTGGAACAAGCTGTCGGGCTCCATCCCGCCGGAGCTGTCGGGAATGACGAGCCTCGAGTCGCTGGACCTGTCGCACAACTCGCTCTACGGCGTCATCCCGGCGTCGCTCACGCAGCTCAGCTTCATCTCCCACTTCGACGTCTCGCACAACAACCTCTCCGGCGAGGTCCCCGTCGGCGGGCAGTTCTCCACGTTCTCGCGCGCGGACTTTGAGGGGAACCCGTTTCTCTGCGGAATCCACGTGGCGCGGTGTGCGCGGAAGGACCCGCCGCaggcggatggcggcggcggcaaggagcGGAGCGCCACCAGTGCCGGCGTCGTGGCGGCGATCAGCGTGGGCACGGCGTTGCTCctcgccgtggccgcggcggtgACGTGGCGGGTGTGGTCGAAGCGGCAGGAGGACAACGCCAGGGTGGCGgccgacgacggcagcggcagccTCGAGTCGGCGGCGAAGTCGACGCTGGTGCTGCTCTTCCCGGACgatgacggcgacggcgacggcggcgagcggacGATGACGGTGGAGGACGTGATGAAGGCGACGCGCAACTTCGACGAGTCCCGCATCGTGGGTTGCGGCGGCTTCGGGATGGTGTACCGCGCGACGCTCCCCGACgggcgcgaggcggcggtgaAGCGCCTCTCCGGCGAGTTTTGGCAGGTGGAGCGCGAGTTCCGCGCCGAGGTGGAGACGCTGTCGCGCGTGCGCCACCGCAACCTGGTGCCGCTGCAGGGCTACTGCCGCGCCGGCAAGGACCGCCTGCTCATCTACCCCTACATGGAGAACGGCAGCCTGGACCACTGGCTCCACGTGCGGCAGCcgggccccggcgccgccgccgcactgccgtggccggcgcggctcggcgtggcgcgcggcgcggcgcgcgggctggCGCACCTGCACGCCTCGTCGGAGCCGCGCGTGCTCCACCGCGACATCAAGTCGAGCAACATCCTCCTGGACGCGCGCATGGAGCCGCGGCTCGCCGACTTCGGCCTCGCCAGGCTCGTGCTCCCGGCGGACACGCACGTGACCACCGACCTCGTCGGCACGCTCGGGTACATCCCGCCGGAGTACGGGCACTCGTCGGTGGCCACCTACCGCGGCGACGTGTACAGCCTCGGCGTGGTCCTGCTGGAGCTCGTCACGGGGCGGCGGCCCGTGGACATGGCGCGGCCGGTGGGCGTCGGCCGGGACGTGACGTCGTGGGCGGTGCGGAtgcggcgggaggggaggggcgaggAGGTGATCGACGCCAGCGTCGGCGAGGGGAGGcaccgggaggaggcggcgaaggTGCTGGGCGTGGCGTGCGCCTGCGTCAGCGAGAACCCCAAGGCGCGACCGACGGCGCAGCAGGTGGTGGAGTGGCtcgacgccatcgccgcctcGGCCGAGCTCGTCCACCCACACCGACCAGCCACAACGTAG